TTTGTAGAGCTTGGAGCTCTCAAAGCGGATATAAGCCACAACACTTTAAGGAAGGAGAAAAGATGATTTTCTCATCTTTTATATCGGCAAGAATCGTGCCAAACCTCGCATTTTTAGCAGGCTGATATAATTTTTTTCTGAAGCGATAAAATTGATTGGCCGGTTCTCTTTGTGTTACAATCAGCAAGCAGCCGGGCAATATGCGGCAAAAACGCCCCAAAAAGAGGGTGTTTCCTGGAGGAAGGGACATGCTGCTGCCTTATCGTGTCAAAAACCCACCCAAAAGATTTCCTGTAGCCACAATCTGCATCATTGCAATAAACATTTTGGTTTATATTTTTACCACCAACAGCTTGATCGAGATTAGGGAAGAAGTGGTAACAAGTTATGCCTTTGCATTTGGCGCATCTCCGGCAGTAAATTTCATCTGCGCCTGCTTTCTACATGCCGATCCTTTTCACCTGATCGGCAATATGTTGTTCTTGTGGGTGTTCGGCCCTCCGGTCGAGGATAGACTCGGGATTCCAAAATATATCTTGTTATACTTCGCTACAGGACTATTCGGCGATATATTGCAGGCCATGCTGGATACGGCGTTTATAGGCCATACCGGGCTTGGAATTGGCGCGTCGGGATGCATTATGGGAGTGGTCGGCGCGTATTGGTATTTGTTTTCATGGAGCACAGTCTGCGTCTTCTATTGGTTTGGCTGGATATGGCATGGTGTATGGGAAGTCCAGGCCATCTGGATCATAGGTCTGTATATTTTGATGGACGTGGGTGAAGGGCTGCTGTTCGGGAGTATGGGAGTCGAAGGTGGAGTAGCGAATTTTGCTCATGTCGGCGGAGGAGCGGCGGGAGCAATTTTGTGCTTAATTATGCGCATAAAAAGAGACTCATCCGAGTTATCCGATGCAAAAGCCATCCATTCGGAAATGAAAGACCTCTCTATGCTTCCGCTGCATGCTCTGGAGACGATGTCCAAAGAGGACAACTGTAACCCGGAAATGATTCGCGCGCTGATTAAGGTCGCTCTACGAAACGGCCAGCAGTCGGCAATCGACGCTGCTATGACCGGTGCAGGAGTGGCTTTGATAGACAAAGACCCTGCGCTTGTCGGATATTATCTTACTGATCTTCGTGGCGGTGCGGATATATATAAGCCTGTCCATCTACTGCATCTGGCAGGCACTCTCGACCAATCAGGTGACCATACGCGGGCTATACAAATCTACAACCACCTGTTCAAGAAATATCCGACCGGTCCCGATGCTGAAGCGGCGCTTTATAGAGCGGCAGTCTGTTACTGGTCATCGTTCAATGACAAAAAGAATGCACAGGTCTGTCTGAACGAGATGGCAAAACGCTTTCCAAACGGCTCCATGCTCCAATTCGGACGGAAGCTGTGGAACCAGATCCTCTCGCAAAGCGGCAAAACCTCACCCGGCTAACATATTAGCCCGCTTCGCAGATCATGTCTTCTTGTGGGTAAATATCATATGGCTGTCATCGGAGGTGCGGCGATGAGAGCAGTGATTATTTTATTTTGGATCATTGCATCAGCGGCTCCGGGATTTGGACAAAAGGTGGTATTAACCGGCCCGAACCGCCAAGCAATGATCGAAGGCAGAACATACTCGATAAGCTGGCATGCAAACGGACTCGAAAGTATAAGTGTCATTGCCTATGGAACTCGAACTCCACTGGGAGAAACTTATCGAGGAGATTTCGATATAGTTATCGCGGACAATGTTCCGGCAAACGAAAGCAGAGTAGACTGGAGATTACCCTGGATCGATTCTATAGGGATGATTATCAGAGTGGAAGGGTATGACGGCTCAGGTGAGATTACTGCAGCGGATGAACGCAAATATGCTTTTCGACCGGCTGTCATGGCTTATAGATTTGCCGATGGGATCTACCTCGATCTGCATGACCGGACAAATCAGCGATTATATGTGCAGAAAAATCAGAGGATCACTCACGCATATATATCCAGTTCATCTCGGAATTACCTGTGGCTGCCGCCAAGCAGACACTTGAACATTCCTCATGATCATGCCGGGGTCTTTAGAGTGCTGGCGAAAATACCAAACTACTGGTCAAGGCTCTTCGATGTGCCGATGCCGCATGCGATGCGATATCTCGGCGGGCACTTTATACACGCGACCAGCCCGGACATGTACGAGTATCTAGGCGGACCGGCGTCATCGGGCTGTAACCGTTTGACTGAGTATAACGCTCGTGAGCTGTATGCCATGGCTCCTATCGGGACCAGAGTGGAAGTAATTGGTCCGGGCGGATAGTCTTATTCCGATTTGGCGACAAGCATTTGTATAGCCAGATTGGCAGCGGCCAGGCCGAAAATGCCGGTAATGGTCGGCATGCTGCCGAGTGTGTTTCTGGCTCTGCCGCGTTCTATGATGCGGTCGTCATTTATCACCCGTATGGGCGGCGCTATAGGCAGAGGTTTGGGCAGTGGCTCATCAGAAAAGACACATGGAAAGTCAATCGGCACTCCCCGCCTCCTTAAACGCTGCCGGACAGTGCGTCCAAGTGGACAGTGATGCACATTTTCGAGGGTATCCGTGCGTATCATGGTTGGATCTGACCTCAGCGCTGCCCCAAGACACGAGATAAGCGGAATTTCACGACTTCGCAATGTCGATATCAGCTCGACTTTCGGGTTCAGCGCGTCTATTGCGTCGATCACGAGGTCTGGTGATTCGCCTATCAGGTTAAGCACCGTGTTGCCGTCCAGAAAATCGCAGACAGCTTCAACTTGGCATTCCGGGTTAATATCCAGCACACGTTCACGCGCGACCTCACACTTGCTGCGTCCCAGCGTGGATGTGAGGGCAAGCAGTTGGCGATTGACATTGCTTATGGCAATTTTGTCGAAATCCACGAGCCTGAGCCTGCCCACTCCGGCACGGGCGAGACCCTCTACGGCATAACCACCGACAGCCCCCAGCCCTACCACGGTCACGGACGAGTCTCTAAGCCGGGTGCAGGCATCGGCTCCAAGCATTAGTTC
The DNA window shown above is from bacterium and carries:
- a CDS encoding tRNA threonylcarbamoyladenosine dehydratase; translated protein: MTQPNERFTRIELMLGADACTRLRDSSVTVVGLGAVGGYAVEGLARAGVGRLRLVDFDKIAISNVNRQLLALTSTLGRSKCEVARERVLDINPECQVEAVCDFLDGNTVLNLIGESPDLVIDAIDALNPKVELISTLRSREIPLISCLGAALRSDPTMIRTDTLENVHHCPLGRTVRQRLRRRGVPIDFPCVFSDEPLPKPLPIAPPIRVINDDRIIERGRARNTLGSMPTITGIFGLAAANLAIQMLVAKSE
- a CDS encoding rhomboid family intramembrane serine protease, whose product is MRQKRPKKRVFPGGRDMLLPYRVKNPPKRFPVATICIIAINILVYIFTTNSLIEIREEVVTSYAFAFGASPAVNFICACFLHADPFHLIGNMLFLWVFGPPVEDRLGIPKYILLYFATGLFGDILQAMLDTAFIGHTGLGIGASGCIMGVVGAYWYLFSWSTVCVFYWFGWIWHGVWEVQAIWIIGLYILMDVGEGLLFGSMGVEGGVANFAHVGGGAAGAILCLIMRIKRDSSELSDAKAIHSEMKDLSMLPLHALETMSKEDNCNPEMIRALIKVALRNGQQSAIDAAMTGAGVALIDKDPALVGYYLTDLRGGADIYKPVHLLHLAGTLDQSGDHTRAIQIYNHLFKKYPTGPDAEAALYRAAVCYWSSFNDKKNAQVCLNEMAKRFPNGSMLQFGRKLWNQILSQSGKTSPG
- a CDS encoding L,D-transpeptidase, with the translated sequence MRAVIILFWIIASAAPGFGQKVVLTGPNRQAMIEGRTYSISWHANGLESISVIAYGTRTPLGETYRGDFDIVIADNVPANESRVDWRLPWIDSIGMIIRVEGYDGSGEITAADERKYAFRPAVMAYRFADGIYLDLHDRTNQRLYVQKNQRITHAYISSSSRNYLWLPPSRHLNIPHDHAGVFRVLAKIPNYWSRLFDVPMPHAMRYLGGHFIHATSPDMYEYLGGPASSGCNRLTEYNARELYAMAPIGTRVEVIGPGG